Part of the Leucoraja erinacea ecotype New England chromosome 15, Leri_hhj_1, whole genome shotgun sequence genome, agaaacttttttcacgcagagagtggtgaatctctggaattctctgccacagagggtagttgaggccagttgattggctatatttaagagggagttagatgtggcccttgtggctaaggggatcagggggtatggagagaaggcaggtacgggatactgagttggatgatcagccatgatcatattgaatggcggtgcaggctcgaagggccgaatggcctactcctgcacctaatttctatgtttctatcacagtgaggaatgtggaggagtcactatggtggctgttgatgttaaaatgtatcttgtgtgttttgttgctttttattggtgtgactgtatggcaactcaaattcctAGTATGTTGcgaaacacacttggctaataaagtatgattatgattatgattaaaacATAAAAGGACCAGAGTTTATATTTGAAATTGCCGGCAGCAATCTGCCCATTGCTATATACCGAGCTGTAATATAACTATGTGATGCAAGAACCACAAATGGAAAATGTGGAAAGGAATCACCAGAAATaaaaaacaaggtgctggagtaactgagtgggtcaggcagcatctctggaggacaaataGTCGGGAAATTCTTTGAAGTTGGGGGCGGAATAAAAGAGGTAGGGCagggcaaaacctggcaagtgataggtgaatacaggtggatgaggggggtttgattggcagatgggtggataacTGCTGGATGTGAAAGGAGACGAAAGTCTCctgtaacttagtttagtttaatttagtttaatttagagatacagcatggagacaggcccttcggcccaccaagtctgtgctgaccacaaTCACCTGTACGCTATTTCTATgctacacttggaacaatttacagcagataattaacctgcaaacctgtatgtctttggaatgcgggaggaaaccggagcacccggagaatacccacatggtcacagggagaacgtacaaactccatacaggatcCAACCCATTAGTCTGGTGTTGTAAGGTGGCAACTTTAATGCTGTGGCTCTGTGCCGCTCTAAAGGAGAGGCGTAAAGTAAAGCTGTGGGGGGGCTTAtccaggtcagacaacattttgTGGGGGGTGGAAGAAGAAGGGTTAACTTTTCAGGTTGGTGACCTTCAATCAGAACAAGGAAAAGCAAGCACTTTTTCAGTTGTATTGAAGGTGGAGGTGTGGAGAGATCAAAGGCATCTCAATGATAGGGTGGAGGCCAATAGAAGCCCAATTGTTTTTTGATTATGGACCCTATAAATACTCCACTTGAAACGGTTTACAAGTTAATGATCTCAAAGTTCACATCGTAAGGCTGTCACGGCGGCCAAAGTTCACATCGTAAGGCTGTCACGGCGGCGACTGTGGTTTTGCTTATGGTGTCTGTAAATGAACGGGACCATCAGTAGTCCAGATATGTGGAGCCACAAGAGATCGTGCAGACCGGTgattatcctactcactaggaacaatttacaacttacacaagccaattaacctgcaaacctgtacatctttggagtgtgggaggattccaaagcacctggaaaaaacccacacagtcacagggagaatgttcaaactccatacagacagtacctgcagtcaggatccaacccgagtctctggtgctagacgaccgcaagtctaccgctgtgccactgtgtcctcttttgtaaacaagcatctgcagttcctgttttcCATTAAAGAGTATTGATAttggattattgtcacatgtaccgagacacagtgaaaaacttaTAGCGAGACACGTGTTGTCAAAGTGATTTTATTAGGTTCACACAAAACAGCTCTCAGAACCACAACATGGGGAAAGGGCGTTACCAACAGtatttatacatagaaacatagacatagaaacatagaaaataggtgcaggaggaggccattcggcccttcgagccagcactgcaattcattgtgatcatggctgatcgtcccctatcaataacccgtgcctgccctctccccatatcccttgactccactagcccctagatctctatctaactatctcgtaaatccatccagtgacttagcctccactgccctctgtggcagggaattccataacttCACATACCCCAGGGGGGACGCGTGACCCGCTATATACCAAGTCACATGGCCCAACCCCAAGAGCCGAGGGTTCGCACCACGAGTGGCTAACCACCAGGGACCGCCACAAACTTTAATTCGCTTGCTTCCCATCCTCGCTACAAAGAAAAGAatattcttgcagttgcaagtGTGGCTCGCATTGTCTCATACAGGGAGAACTACCTGATGTACGTGTGTGTGGCATAATGTGTTGTTTAAGGTAGAACTCCAATCTGGTGACGTTGCAGTGCGGTGAGCAGTGAGTCTGTGAATAGTGGGAGTCTGCAACTGCAGTGAGTTTTTTACTGTACGAGGAATAAATCTCTCCTTGtagaaaacaaagaactgcagatgccggttaatacacaaaaagtcacaaaatgatgaagtaaacctgtgggtcaggcagcatctctggagaacgtgattaggtgatgtttcgggtcagggtccttcttcagactgattgtgggagtGGGGTGTCAGTGAAagctgggaaaggggagaggcaggacaaagtgtggcagataATAGGTCAActctggggaggggtggtggggggggggaggggttactggttggaacaaaggccagagataagaagaaAAGGTGTGAGGTAGGTTTGGAGGattgcagattgtgaagccaaTGAGGGGAAAGCTTCAAGGATGTGGGTAGGAAGGAGGAAAATAGTTAGGAGTCCAAGTGGggcccagggggggtggggggggggggggggggggggggggggggggtgtagagggggaGGTTGTAgaggagaaatggggggggggaggggggagggggggagttagagataatctaaaattggagaattcaaccttcacaccattaggttgtaaggtaCCCAAGTGGACTAtgaggtgtgtaggaaagaactgcagatgctggtttaatccaaaaatagacataaaaagctagagtaattcagcaggacagacatcatctctggagagaagggatgggtgacgtttcaggtctcaactggaagaagtgtttcgactcgaaatgtcactcattccttctctccaaagatgctgcctgtcctgttgaattatgacagctttttgtgtctatcttcggaatatgaggtgctgttccttctgcatgtggcctcactcaggcaatggaggatTACATTTTCTTCCCAGTCTCTCAGCTCCCTCTCCTGACAACGTGACAGAACTACAGGGCAAGCAGAAAGGAACTACCTGACCAttcgcacactgacctttctgccctgggcctcctccattgctagagtgaggcctCACAAACACTGGGGCATCTctcaaccctccctccccccttgccGGTTTTCACCCATCACCTGAcctgctgcttgacccacagagttactgcagcattttgtgtctatggtgtaaactagtatctgcagttccttcctatacacttcatccattacctgccaggctttctcCAGACCCTCCTCATTTCCAGCATTCTTTCCCCCCACAATGTTTGAagtgttccaacccgaaatgtcacctatccctgtcacagtaggcagtggaggccaattcactggatgtgttcaagcgAGCGTTACTGTAGATATAGTGcttagggctaatgaaatcaagggataaagGGGGAACAGCTGGAaaaagggtactgattctggataatcagccatgatcatattgagtgccagtgctggctcgaagggccaaatggcctgctcctgcacctacattctatgtttctatgtttctatccgtgttctccaagaatgctgcctggtcaacggagttactccagctctttgtgtcttcttttaccTTGTATTCTGTTTGGGTAGCCAGCAACCAAACGGCACCAACAATGAACTCTCCAATTTTCAGTAACTAGCCTACAAACAAACAATGCCCCTCCACTCCTCCTTTCCACCCCTTttttccctgtgccccatctgggtTTTCACTTATCCTTATCTCACTTTTTTTGGCTTTTCATCTTtggtcacccccctcccccaccacaattagtctgtaggagggtcccaactcaaaatgttacctatccatgttctccagggatgccacctgacccactaaattactcccCCCCTACACCTCCTTCCTCACCACCATCCAGGGGCCtacaggtggggggggtggggggggggggggtatgggagaGATGGAGAAAGTGGTGCAGTAGGCAGgggacagacattgtgggccaaatgacctgttcctatgctgtatagttctatgaGCTAATATATTAGTTGATCTTTTACACTTAtgaaattagagatacagcactgaaacaggtcctttggcccactgagtccacaccaaccagtgatcacccatacgctaacacattttcttttttttttttattttatttttattagcagtacagtaaattacattaatacatcacatatatcttattacattatgttgtaccatttcattttttgagctttaaaaatgatagaaataaaagaagtaaggaaagtaagcaagaatcgtgaaggtgcaggaaagtgtcgggagaagaaagccccttagggaaggaattagagaacgaagtaaagaaaggaaataagaccctagaaagaaaagaaaaaaaaagaagatatgaaaatcaatcatagaaacatagaaacatagaaattaggtgcaggagtaggccattcggcccttcgagcctgccccgccatttaatatgatcatggctgatcatccaactcagtatcccgtacctgccttctctccataccccctgatacccttagccacaagggccacatctaactccctcttaaatatagccaatgaactggcctcaactaccctctgtggcagagagttccagagattcaccactctctgtgtaaaaaaagttcttctcatctcggttttaaaggatttcccctttatccttaagcccttgtcctggacttccctaacatcgggaacaatcttcctgcatctagcctgtccaaccccttaagaattttgtaagtttctataagatcccctctcaatcttctaaattctagagagtataaaccaagtctatccagtctttcttcataagacagtcctgacatcccaggaatcagtccggtgaaccgtctctgcactccctctatggcaataatgtccttcctcagatttggagaccaaaactgtacacaatactccaggtgtggtatcaccaagaccctgaacaactgcagtggaacctctctgctcctatactcaaatccttttgcaatgaaagctaacataccattcgctttctttactgcctgctgcacctgcatgcctaccttcaatgactggtgtaccatgacacccaggtctcgctgcatctccccctttcccaatcggccaccatttagataatagtctgctttcccttttttgccaccaaaatggataacctcacattttatccacgtttatactgcatctgccaaacatttgcccactcacccagcctatccaagtcagcctgcagtctcctaacatcctcctcacacctaacactgccccccagcttagtgtcatccgcaaacttggagatattgccttcaattccctcatccagatcattaatatatattgtaaatagctggggtcccagtactgagccttggggtaccccactagtcactgcctgccattgtgaaaaggacccgtttactcctactctttgcttcctgtttgccagccagttctctatccacatcaatactgaacccccaatgccttgtgtgttaagtttgtatactaatctcttatgtgggaccttgtcgaaagccttctggaagtccagatacaccacatccactggttcttccctatccacgctactacaggtgcacaaccttttatccgaaagccttgggaccagacacttgtcggatttcggacattttcggatttccgaatggaagatttttagcgtagattaggtaggtagcgcgggcggcttgaaaagtctggagcagctgcctcctccccggagaccgggagaatcattgcataaatgttagtcagttagtttggagggattttatatggtggtggtggagtaggggtgaagggggaaactttaattcttagtcccctacctggtcggcgactcccaacctcgcggagctgggggctccgtccggccacgggcggcgccggttggagctccgaccccggcaactctacccctggctgcgcggctccaaatccagcgacgctccaacattcgcggagctggggcgtccggccgcgggccgcgctggatttggagcgcctcgcagccaggggtagagttgccggggtcggagctacaaccggcgacgcccgcagccccaccggccacagcgctgcggagcttactgcacagccacccggtaaggcattgactgctccccgcctctccgaccaggtaggggactaagaattaaagtttaacccttcaccccccccccctcttcacataaaagccctccaaactaactgactaacatttaagcagtgatttacagatgtttaagcgtctccccggtctccggggaggaggcagccgctgcagtaatacagacctgggttgaccgtgggtcgtttcgggtcaagtttggcgccaaacgcgagctttggtgcgcagacgacatctggaaaaaatggccggttttcggagtttttcggtttccggaacaccggataaaaggttgtgcacctgtagttacatcctcgaaaaattctataagattcgtcagacatgatttacctttcgtaaatccatgctgactttgtccaatgatttcaccactttccaaatgtgctgctatcccatctttaataactgactctagcagtttccccactaccgatgttagactaactggtctgtaattccccattttctctcaccctcccttcttaaaatgtggggttacgtttgctactcgccaatcttcaggaactactccagaatctaaagattcgctctattgtaacacaaaactccgcaaaaaaggatataccaaccatgtttttattaaaaatttattttatacccctcgttaccagatcctggtaccctttatgttttaacttactgcaccttatgcttgtaatagttccataaatgcagaccacgtcttctggaagtgatctgctttgccctGCTAGAGGCgggtctcatctcttccaagtgtcgGGGAGTCATTTTTATGGTCATTTCGCTTCCATTTGAGTAAGCTTTTTTTGCCATTATTAGCCTATACTTACGTCCGTTCGAACATGTTACGTTATTCCCACAATGAATCGCACACCCCTTTTGTGCCGCTTTTNNNNNNNNNNNNNNNNNNNNNNNNNNNNNNNNNNNNNNNNNNNNNNNNNNNNNNNNNNNNNNNNNNNNNNNNNNNNNNNNNNNNNNNNNNNNNNNNNNNNcccccccccccccccatgttttgagaggtggaggaCATCCCTCCCAAGTATTTAAGTATTTGTGATCcgtattttaaaatctccgctttccctgagacagtgggggtgggactgatgatcgagggcgcgatgattggaggagggagatggggagtggggctgggactgaggatagagtgcggcgaTTGGAGACATGGTACAGACCTGCGCCTCttccgcaggcaggatcgatcccggccgggtctccggcgctgtcccgagcaaagatcctatagcagagctccgctacaggatctttggtcccgagtgcccccctcccctccccccacgggtggccagagacgtcgggagtcagacgcgagctgtacccccaggcccacagccagcgcagagaaacagcactaaacccagctcaactctgcctgtcccgccaggttaacctgcctggacatgcgggaaatatggccaatGCGgaaaagcagcgctggtatcccgtcagtccagacagggctgttggttaacccggtgagacaggcagagttgagctgcatttagcgctggattgagcctccgaagcctcacgcgcgcgtgtgtgagtgtgcgcatgcgcttgTGGCCGCCAGGAAAttgtcccgtcccctccatgttttgatagcgagttccgctcttgctctcaaccccctccctgtctacccccccccaccctctctacccccctccctctacacacctccctctctactcccctccctctctaccccgctctctgtctacccccctccctgtctaccccgctccctctctaccccccctccctctctgcctgccctccctctctctgcctgccctccctctctatcccctctccctgtctacccccctccctctataccccccccccctccctctctgcctgccctccctctctagggagtggcgAGTATTGGGACCTATAGCTCAgtggatgggccgaatagccttatTCTGCTGCAATTACATGAACTTCTCTCCCGATCAACATCCCTTTGTTTCCTTTTAtcacctttttgtctcctttgcaTCTTTAGCCTttgtctacccatctgccaatcggccctccacttccccccctcgccccctctcaactgcatccatctatcactcagacacaaaaagctggagtaactcagcgggtcagacagcatctctggagaaaaggaataggtgacgattcgggtctcaaaccgaaacgtcacctattccttttctccagagatgctgtctggcccgttgagagacttctgctttttgtgtctatctttggtttaaaccagcatccacagttccttcctccacctatcactcgctgggctttggactttatcgtgcactaaatgttgttctctttatcatgtatctgcacactgtcgattgctcaattgtaatcatgtatagtttttccgctgactggatagcataaaataaaatcttttaactgtacctcggtacacatgacaataaactaaacacatactCGTCTATCTTTAGGCCTCTTACAGGCCACCAtattaactgcctccaccacgacccctgacacggtgggctgaagactCTTAGACTCAAAGACAAATGTAAGGACAGACAATCTATTAACACACTTTATTGAAGGTTAAAGTCATCTAACTGTCAGCAATGACAGGTACAACAATGTATTGATAGTAAAATTGTGTGGCATACAGAGTTTCTAAAGATAAATTCATTTGCATATGTAGAGCACACCCATAGACCATAAAATGGAACACAAACCAAGCCACCGCCCATTTGAAGTtgataactagagccaggatgtttgggtgctaaaaatctctgaaataggcggGCAAATAGGCATAATaatattacaaaaaaggcacgaaaaaggcattcattgacaaaaaaggcataaaaaggcatgtatttccaacaCCAAAATATGGTGAAaactgataatataaaggtattccACATtatatgaccaaagttgcctggttgcacataatcactagcattgttttcaaattatctggtgttaaattatGCCGTTTGTtagattgggggagtgggcagatgaagtttaatgtggataaatttgagcttatccattttggtatcaaaaacaggaaggcagattactatctaaatggtttcaagttgggaaaaggggaagtacaacgggatctggggggtccttgttcatcagtctttgaaagtaaccagggtacacaaaaatgctggagaaactcagcgcgtgcagcagcatctatggagcgaagctcgagacagctcgagggttaaggaaggggaggagacagtgtgaaaggaaagaaaataaataataaaatagaagatggagatataccttctAACTGCTGACTGacgagcacgcaacaaaagcttcaaactgtacctttgtacacgtgacaataaactaagcttaaGTATCTAAGAAACttgtaagatagacataaagtgtctggagtaactcagcggtcaggcagcgtccctggacaAACGGAAtcggtgacgctttgggtcgagacccttcttcagacaagatcgCCTAttatttttcaccagagatgttgcctgacccgctgagttactccagcactttgtgtctatcttctatgtaaaccagcatctacagtttcatcCTACATATCTAACTGCGGATAGTGAATTTTCAGCTCAGCCACTCGCTCCCACACATATCTCTCGCAATGTCTCCAAGCACTGATCAAATTCACACTCCGGTGTAATATCGCTCGGTTTGAGAAGATTCCCCGACTCCCCGCAGTAGGTGACTGGCGGGTATCCGGGAGGGAGCTTGAACTCCGGGTTCTTGGGGGGCAGGTGGAAAGCCAAGGAGACGTGATCCCAGCAGCCGTAAGGCTTACCGATGTATCGGGTTGAATCGGGTCTCCAACACCAACCTTGGTCGGATTTGAAAACGACCGCCTGGGTGTCGTCGCCAACGAGGGGGCAGCTGCTGAACAAGGGAGCGACATCCGAGGGACACACCACCACGACGTGCATGACCTCCTGCTTGTATGTGTAGGTGCCCAGGACCCGGAACTCGGCTCGACTGCCGCCACACACCGAGTTCTCGTACATCTCGAACAGACTCTCCATGTCGTAGGTGAACTTGAAATTCCCGTATCGAGATTCCTCTTGGAAAGAAGGAGAGCTGAAGAATTGATGTATTGTGACTGAAGACTCAGGTTTGTCTTCTATGATCTTTTGGtacttgtttctctctctcttcttctcatcTTCAGCTATTTCAAAACTCCACCATGAGAAATATTCACTCACTTTCACTCCAATTTTCTTCGGATTCTGGCTGCTGAAAGTGCCGCTGGAGAAGATTCCTCGGGCACCGGTAAAGGTGGTGACATGGAACAGGCGTGTCGGCTGGAAGCGAGCCCGGTCTCTTTCTTTTGCCTGTAGAAAATCGTAGTCTGGCTTTGGAGGGTAGCCCATACGTCCCCATCTGTCGTTGCGTAGGTGTTCATAGGGGTAAAATAATTCCTGTCCAAATTTTGCGGAGCCCGTATTGTGCCATTCACCGCCTTcgaacatgtttccaatgtttcCCGCTGCCATGGGGTCCGATTCTGCTGAGACTACTTCGACCTTCCGGGAGTAAAGTAAGTAAattaaagtaaagtaaattaTTTTAGAATTGGATGGGATGCCTGAGAGTGGTGTGACCAATTAACAGGAGACATATGTGTGTAGTCCCACCCATGCAGCCTGCTGGCATAAATAGATTGTGTAATTACTTTTTGTGGTTGAATAATGCAATACCCAGTCCAGCATTTATTGGCATCTTATTTGAGCTTCTGCCTTGAACCGAAGAATATTTCATTGAACAGTGCAGGACAGAAATGGAATTgcagaaaaggaactgcagatgcttgcttaTACCAAAAATATTCAATGTGTTGGAATAACCCAGCATGccagacaacatctatggagaacatggataggtgacgtttcaggttgggatgcttctttggacatgaacaggccctgtggcccacaatgtctgtgccgaacatgatgctaacattaattctcatctgcctgcacataatccatcttCCTCcactccatgtgcctatcaaaaggtttctgaaatgtcactattgtatctgcctccaccattacgACTGGCAACagattccaggcactcatcaccctttgtgtaagaaacatgccccgcacacctcctttagtgaggacaggaacagggagaacaggggatctgaatgtgtggctgaggggctggtgcaggaagcaaggatttagatttatagaccactgggatcttttctggggtaggggtgacatGTACaatagggacgggttacaccttaactggagagggacggacgttctggcaggcaagtttgctagagctacacgtgtgggtttaaactaagtagtggagtggggggggggggggggggggggcggggggggggggggggggggggggggggggtgtttgacaaattgggagtataaagatggagttgaaggggaagtaagTACAGGAAAGTTCGATaagggataaaagagtaaggtcagggccaattgcgagcggtgcgagggggggacgtgaatacggaggtcaaagtgttgtatatgaatgtgcaaagtataaAAAATAAAGTGGACAAGTCCCTAATGggacatctacaggcccccaaacagtagcctggacatagggtgcaagttgaatcaggagttaaaattggcatctagtaaaggtactgctgtggttgttattagagatttcaacatgcaggtagactgggaaaatcaggttggtactggaccccaagaaagggactttgtagagtgccttcgtgatggattcttagaacagcttgtattgtagCCTAccaggagaaggcaattctggatttagtgttatgtcatgaaccggatttgataaaggaacttgaggttaatgagccattcggaggtagtgaccataatatggccaggtttcatctacaattggagagggagaagggtagatcggaagtgtcagtggtacagttgaataaaggggactatggagccatgagggaggagctggccaaagttgactgggaagATACacaagcagggatgacagtggaacataaatggtaggtatttctaggaataacacagaaggtgcaggatcagttcattccaaagaggaagaaagattccaagggagtaaggggcgaccatggctgacaagggacgtcagggacagtataaaaattaaagagaagtacaacgcagCGAAGATGAGCGGaaaacaagaggattgggtaatgtttaagagcaacagaagataactaaaaagccaatacggggagaaaagatgaggtatgaaggtaaggtagccaagaatataaaggaggatagtgaaagcttcttaggtatgtgaagaggaaaaaattagttaagaccaaagttggacccttgaaaaatagctcaagctcagtcagattggatggagagcgtctgtgaacagcaattttcaagtcttgccagagattctcaattggatttaggtctggactttgactgggccattctaacacatgaatatgctttgatctaaaccattccattgtagctctggctgtatgtttagggtcgttgtcctgctggaaggtgaacctccgccccagtctcaagtcttttgcagactctaacaggttttcttccaagattgccctgtatttggctccatccatcttcccatcaactctgaccagcttccctgtccctgctgaggaaaagcatccccacagcatgatgctgccaccaccatgtttcacagtggggatggtgtgttcagggtgatgtgcagtgttagttttccgccacacatagcgttttgcatttaggccacaaaattcaattttggtctcatctgaccagagcaccttcctccacatgtttgctgtgtccaccacatggcttgtggcaaactgcaaacgggacttcttatggctttttttcaacaactaatagttgtcctgtggacagattctcccacctgagctgtggatctctgcagctcctccagagttaccatgggccttttggctgcttctctgatcaatgctctccttgccc contains:
- the LOC129704122 gene encoding uncharacterized protein LOC129704122, which codes for MAAGNIGNMFEGGEWHNTGSAKFGQELFYPYEHLRNDRWGRMGYPPKPDYDFLQAKERDRARFQPTRLFHVTTFTGARGIFSSGTFSSQNPKKIGVKVSEYFSWWSFEIAEDEKKRERNKYQKIIEDKPESSVTIHQFFSSPSFQEESRYGNFKFTYDMESLFEMYENSVCGGSRAEFRVLGTYTYKQEVMHVVVVCPSDVAPLFSSCPLVGDDTQAVVFKSDQGWCWRPDSTRYIGKPYGCWDHVSLAFHLPPKNPEFKLPPGYPPVTYCGESGNLLKPSDITPECEFDQCLETLREICVGASG